A stretch of the Marinobacter sp. JH2 genome encodes the following:
- a CDS encoding DUF4276 family protein, with protein MIRLGVSVEGATEREFVTRVLAPFLSQHGIFASPIDMRGKVSLDRIGNELKRLIPAFDYVTTFYDYYGFHKRPEGGVEAVEHAIKELLEPGQQHLLLPYVQLYEFEALVLAAPEQAEDTLGVNGLAEQLRQIVTTAGGAENVNDGYETCPSRRIKGLAATYDKKLHGPVILEQSLDAVRNQCPRFNAWVSSLLELA; from the coding sequence ATGATCAGGCTTGGAGTCAGTGTTGAGGGTGCAACGGAGCGGGAATTTGTCACCAGAGTTCTCGCTCCTTTTTTGAGCCAGCATGGCATCTTTGCCAGCCCGATAGACATGCGTGGCAAGGTATCACTGGATCGCATCGGTAACGAGCTGAAACGGTTGATCCCCGCCTTTGATTACGTGACGACATTTTACGACTACTACGGCTTCCATAAACGCCCAGAGGGTGGCGTGGAAGCCGTTGAGCATGCCATTAAAGAGCTCCTGGAGCCGGGACAACAACATCTGTTGCTGCCATATGTGCAGCTATACGAATTCGAGGCGTTGGTGTTGGCTGCGCCAGAACAGGCGGAGGATACGCTTGGCGTAAATGGCCTGGCCGAACAGCTGAGGCAAATCGTCACAACAGCAGGTGGCGCCGAAAATGTAAACGACGGCTATGAAACCTGCCCCTCCCGCCGAATTAAAGGCCTGGCTGCCACCTACGACAAAAAGCTCCACGGCCCGGTAATACTTGAACAATCACTGGATGCCGTACGCAATCAGTGCCCCAGATTTAACGCTTGGGTTTCAAGCCTCCTCGAATTGGCCTGA
- a CDS encoding AAA family ATPase, whose amino-acid sequence MPKLGYLNHLKLSGFRSIKEMDLPLSRLNVLIGPNGAGKSNFINFFRFMNKLLQKDLQLYVAEQGGADAVLHFGRKQTPVLSANLRFDPNSYTCELMPTNDGRLVFQSETCRFDGNKIGYGGGLKQKNLADPGAAESGLPKPNTATIAGHVAGYIEDWKVYHFHDTSKTAVIKQPCEVQDNERLREQGENLAAFLFDVQEHQPEAYQRIVTTIQRAAPFFHDFILEPDRHNDRKIRLRWKHKGNDAYFDAHSLSDGTLRFICLATLLLQPKLPSVILLDEPELGLHPYAIQLLGSMLRSASESTQIIASTQSVTLANEFQPENVIVVEHRDNNSQFRRLEPKAFESWLEDYRLGDLWEKNLLGGTPL is encoded by the coding sequence ATGCCTAAGCTAGGTTATCTGAACCATCTCAAGCTGAGCGGTTTTCGTTCAATCAAAGAAATGGACCTGCCCCTTAGCCGGCTCAACGTCCTGATTGGGCCGAATGGTGCCGGGAAGTCCAACTTCATCAACTTCTTCCGCTTCATGAACAAGCTGCTCCAGAAAGATCTCCAGCTCTATGTAGCAGAGCAGGGTGGAGCCGACGCCGTTTTGCACTTTGGGCGGAAGCAAACGCCGGTACTCTCAGCCAATCTGAGATTTGATCCCAATTCCTACACTTGTGAACTGATGCCAACAAACGATGGTCGTCTGGTATTCCAGTCTGAAACCTGTCGTTTTGACGGCAATAAAATTGGGTATGGCGGTGGGCTTAAGCAAAAGAATTTGGCCGACCCTGGGGCAGCAGAATCAGGCTTGCCAAAGCCTAACACCGCGACCATTGCGGGCCACGTTGCTGGGTACATCGAAGATTGGAAGGTCTACCACTTCCACGACACCAGTAAAACTGCTGTTATTAAGCAACCGTGCGAAGTTCAGGACAACGAACGCTTGAGAGAGCAAGGTGAAAACCTCGCGGCGTTCCTGTTTGATGTACAGGAACATCAGCCGGAAGCATACCAGCGAATCGTTACAACCATTCAGCGCGCGGCACCGTTTTTCCATGACTTCATCCTGGAGCCCGATCGCCACAATGACAGAAAAATCCGGCTCCGTTGGAAGCATAAGGGCAACGATGCTTATTTTGATGCCCATTCGTTGTCTGATGGGACTCTTCGCTTTATTTGCCTCGCAACGCTGCTGCTTCAACCAAAGTTGCCGTCGGTGATCCTATTGGATGAGCCGGAATTGGGCTTGCACCCGTACGCTATCCAGTTGCTGGGTTCCATGCTGCGTTCTGCAAGCGAGAGCACACAGATTATTGCCTCAACCCAGTCTGTAACCCTGGCCAACGAGTTTCAGCCAGAAAACGTGATTGTGGTAGAGCACAGGGACAACAACTCTCAGTTCCGGCGGCTTGAGCCGAAAGCCTTTGAGTCCTGGTTGGAAGACTATCGCCTGGGCGACCTGTGGGAGAAAAACCTGCTTGGAGGCACGCCCCTATGA
- a CDS encoding SNF2-related protein: protein MTITDYHAKYFAYELTRQRRGGDVGRLTQSLFDASVDLNPHQIDAALFALQNPLVKGVILADEVGLGKTIEAALVLAQYWAERRRRLIVVCPAALRKQWANELAEKFHLPSQVLDARTYKELRKQGIADPFDQPGVNVMSYNFAAKMSDKLRLTPWDLVVFDEAHKLRNAHRESHRTGQAIKEAFGACNKLLLTATPLQNSLMELYGLSTVIDSQLFGDALSFRRQYLRGGEDLEGLKDRLQEFTKRTLRKQVLEYIRYTQRRAITIPFAPSEDELRLYHLVSAYLQRENSYGVPLQQRHLVTLVVRKLLASSTSAIINTLETMIDRLKRLEQAQEDEDNWLEKLIGSEDVEDDFLDEEADEEGVYEAEVEEQSEPIQQDRLRGEIAELEQYLDLAHKITEDAKSAALLNALEQGFSHMTEMGAERKAVIFTESRRTQEYLLQFLGRHGYLGKVATFSGTNNSATTQAIYKRWLARNEGSDQITGSPAVDRRTAIIDHFRDDAEILIATEAAAEGVNLQFCSLVVNYDLPWNPQRVEQRIGRCHRYGQKFDVVVINFLNQKNEADRRVLELLSDKFHLFDGLFGASDEVLGRIESGVDFEKRIAAIYDTCRSQSEIERAFNELQKELEENINRRMQETQEKLLEHFDAQIHDLLKIQRERAEQQLDRVSRLFWQLTRHQLARFATFDEKRLAFDLKESPLAKVPAGAYELIRKGEKPSEHAHLYRLSHPLGEYVLDTGRRLETPVTEMVFNLSGHEAKLSALQNLPEKSGWLELNLLELQSFQQEEHLVFTAITDGGKLLDEEQCELIFRLQGEALSSNSDGLEFQPDSLLTETVTRQLDARLSRLLDENNQYFQRERSKLEAWADDQLLSAEQKLEDTRARIKEAKRQARLAESVELQKHAEEDLQRLSRLQRRQRQEIFDVEDEIEARRDALIDALERQMHQSSSSHHLFRIRWRLE, encoded by the coding sequence ATGACCATAACGGACTACCACGCCAAGTATTTCGCCTACGAGCTCACCAGGCAGCGCCGTGGTGGTGATGTTGGTCGCCTCACTCAGTCCTTGTTCGATGCTTCGGTAGATCTCAACCCCCACCAGATTGACGCAGCGTTGTTCGCTCTGCAGAACCCGCTGGTTAAAGGCGTGATTCTGGCGGATGAGGTGGGTCTGGGTAAAACCATCGAGGCAGCCCTGGTGCTGGCTCAGTACTGGGCAGAACGTAGACGGCGGTTGATCGTGGTATGCCCGGCGGCGCTGCGTAAGCAATGGGCGAACGAACTGGCAGAAAAGTTTCATCTGCCATCGCAGGTGCTAGATGCGCGCACCTACAAGGAATTGCGGAAGCAAGGGATCGCAGATCCGTTCGACCAACCTGGCGTCAATGTTATGTCCTATAACTTTGCCGCCAAAATGTCGGATAAATTACGGCTTACTCCGTGGGATCTGGTTGTATTCGACGAGGCCCACAAACTCCGTAACGCCCACCGGGAAAGCCACCGCACCGGCCAGGCCATCAAGGAGGCGTTTGGTGCCTGCAACAAGTTGCTGCTGACAGCCACGCCTCTGCAAAACTCACTCATGGAGCTATACGGCCTATCAACGGTCATCGACAGCCAGTTATTCGGTGATGCGCTCAGCTTCCGGCGCCAGTATCTCCGTGGTGGAGAAGATCTGGAGGGGCTGAAAGACCGACTTCAAGAGTTCACCAAGCGGACATTGCGCAAACAGGTTCTGGAATACATTCGGTATACGCAACGGCGCGCGATCACCATACCTTTTGCCCCGTCGGAAGATGAGCTGCGGCTCTATCATCTTGTTTCGGCCTATCTTCAGCGGGAAAACAGTTATGGCGTTCCGCTGCAACAGCGCCACCTGGTTACTTTGGTAGTCCGGAAGCTCCTTGCCTCTTCCACCAGCGCTATTATCAACACGCTAGAGACAATGATAGACCGGCTGAAACGGCTGGAACAAGCGCAGGAAGATGAAGACAACTGGTTGGAAAAACTGATCGGCAGTGAAGATGTCGAAGACGACTTCCTTGATGAAGAGGCTGATGAGGAGGGCGTGTATGAGGCTGAAGTTGAAGAGCAGAGTGAGCCCATACAGCAGGATCGTCTCCGTGGTGAAATCGCGGAACTGGAACAGTATTTAGATCTGGCTCACAAGATTACGGAAGACGCTAAATCAGCGGCCTTGCTGAATGCCCTTGAGCAAGGCTTCAGCCACATGACCGAAATGGGCGCTGAACGTAAAGCCGTGATCTTTACGGAAAGCCGGCGTACCCAGGAATACTTGCTGCAATTCCTGGGGCGCCATGGCTACCTTGGCAAGGTCGCAACGTTTAGCGGAACCAACAACTCAGCGACGACGCAGGCAATTTATAAGCGTTGGTTAGCCCGGAATGAAGGCTCTGATCAAATCACCGGAAGTCCAGCGGTTGATCGCCGAACGGCGATTATTGATCACTTCCGGGATGACGCAGAAATACTGATCGCGACCGAGGCGGCGGCAGAGGGCGTAAATCTACAGTTCTGCAGTCTGGTGGTGAATTACGATTTGCCATGGAACCCTCAGCGTGTAGAGCAACGTATTGGCCGCTGCCACCGCTATGGTCAAAAGTTCGATGTGGTTGTTATCAACTTTCTCAACCAGAAGAACGAAGCTGATCGGCGGGTACTTGAGCTGTTAAGCGATAAGTTCCATTTGTTTGATGGCCTGTTTGGTGCGTCGGATGAAGTGTTGGGCAGAATTGAATCTGGTGTCGATTTTGAGAAGCGCATTGCAGCTATCTATGACACGTGCCGCTCTCAGTCAGAGATAGAGCGGGCCTTTAATGAGCTTCAGAAAGAACTGGAAGAAAACATCAATCGGAGAATGCAGGAGACCCAGGAAAAGCTCCTGGAGCATTTTGATGCGCAAATCCACGACCTGCTCAAAATCCAGCGTGAGCGTGCTGAGCAACAGCTGGATCGGGTAAGTCGTTTATTTTGGCAACTGACCCGTCATCAACTGGCTCGGTTCGCCACTTTCGACGAAAAGCGTCTTGCCTTTGATCTGAAAGAAAGCCCCTTGGCCAAGGTGCCCGCAGGAGCTTATGAATTGATTCGCAAAGGCGAGAAGCCATCTGAGCATGCTCACCTCTACCGCTTGAGTCACCCGCTAGGTGAGTATGTTTTGGACACCGGGCGCAGGCTGGAAACGCCGGTTACCGAAATGGTGTTCAACCTTTCCGGGCACGAAGCGAAGCTTTCCGCCCTCCAGAACCTGCCGGAAAAATCTGGATGGCTAGAGCTCAATCTCCTGGAGTTGCAAAGTTTTCAGCAGGAAGAGCATCTGGTCTTTACTGCAATCACCGATGGCGGAAAATTGCTGGATGAGGAGCAGTGCGAGCTCATCTTCCGGTTGCAGGGTGAGGCCTTATCCAGCAACTCGGATGGCCTTGAGTTTCAGCCCGATAGTCTTTTGACTGAAACCGTTACCCGACAGCTGGACGCTCGGCTCAGCCGGTTGTTGGATGAAAACAACCAATACTTTCAGCGAGAACGATCAAAGCTTGAAGCCTGGGCGGATGATCAATTATTGAGCGCAGAACAAAAGCTAGAGGATACCCGGGCACGAATCAAAGAAGCCAAACGGCAGGCTAGACTGGCCGAGAGCGTTGAACTGCAGAAGCACGCCGAAGAGGACCTGCAACGTTTGAGCCGGTTGCAACGCAGGCAGCGACAGGAAATATTTGATGTTGAGGATGAAATTGAAGCCCGCCGAGATGCATTGATTGATGCCCTGGAAAGGCAAATGCATCAAAGCAGCAGCTCTCACCATCTGTTTCGCATTCGCTGGCGCCTGGAATAG
- a CDS encoding DEAD/DEAH box helicase family protein: MDDAVITHSDVYQSWKNHLFNFGQDDPKTKTPGLRKPQLAALYATLGHLVVDPTATATVVMPTGTGKTDTMLALLIAARMNRTLILVPSDALRTQLVNKCAELKTLRNVGAVSDTALNPIVTAIDSKMSEAQVAELAASNIIVATPQALQLFDEAALSALVKTCSHLMIDEAHHVVATSWNRIRTAFRGKPCIQFTATPFREDGLALAGKIIYNYPLRDAQLDGYFKGIEFHPVREYNLKLSDQAIADKAVELLRGDLDAGYNHLMIVRSKSQKRAKDLFEIYKQHADLTPVLIHSKVPNQAKVLANIVKKKHRIIVCVDMLGEGFDLPELKIAAIHDQHQSPAVTLQFIGRLTRVDAALGDAKFVANIANQKTDHQMADLYKESADWGAVIRNVSEQKVGREIMKEDFNEQFADRDDAQVIFGLNPNPKISAVAYHLSPRDWTPHRAQSLDGRRETLKYISINDQADTVIAVTRREALVGWAQTEEIVDTNWNLYIAFYNKAQKTLFIHTSGDDTQATRFLNLVAKDSRRINGEPTFRTLQDIKLMKLQNVGLSRARKDLRFTMHVGRDINQVISDIEKGNATKSNIFATGFDGGERTTVGCSHKGKIWEMNSSPINYWVEWCKRMSVKLNDNTIDPGDVLKNVMRVDQIKDRWPEGLFYADWPESIAIENEQRISLYFRGETFNLLDVELGKPEYSGPQTLEIPVLVAVNDEEERRLTTITINLLKDGYKTSCPDLQILYPHEMPLDSYLDAEPLVLLKVDGSMVQGNYRHYSLNSVDVKLPAGLLEPWNWGTTKIHQESMRAEQRTDSVQGFTFTKIADEYSIVFNDDGKGEIADLVAIRESKDVIYVDLYHCKFCPMKDGVAAPGARVADVYEVCGQASRSVKWLYTGEKFFNRLMERYQQSLLKDFDRILKGTPQQLEILRNKCYDHELIFKFIIVQPAISAQKVSKEQLAVLGTSYSYIKSITGSDIKVIVSP; the protein is encoded by the coding sequence ATGGACGACGCAGTAATCACGCATTCAGATGTATACCAGAGTTGGAAAAACCACCTCTTTAATTTCGGCCAAGACGACCCTAAGACCAAGACGCCTGGCCTGAGAAAGCCACAACTAGCCGCTCTTTACGCTACCCTTGGCCATCTGGTGGTCGACCCAACCGCTACGGCTACCGTAGTCATGCCCACGGGCACGGGCAAAACCGACACAATGCTCGCGCTGCTAATCGCTGCGAGAATGAATCGGACACTGATTCTTGTACCTTCGGACGCCCTCAGAACTCAATTGGTGAACAAATGCGCTGAACTGAAGACGCTTCGTAATGTGGGGGCGGTATCAGATACAGCTCTCAATCCTATCGTTACTGCCATCGACTCGAAGATGTCAGAGGCACAAGTTGCTGAATTGGCTGCCTCTAATATCATTGTGGCCACTCCGCAAGCCCTGCAGCTGTTCGACGAGGCCGCCTTGAGCGCGCTGGTAAAAACGTGCAGCCACCTGATGATCGATGAGGCACACCACGTCGTGGCAACTAGTTGGAACCGGATCAGAACTGCCTTCAGGGGCAAACCTTGTATTCAGTTCACAGCGACGCCATTCCGGGAAGATGGTCTGGCTCTGGCTGGAAAGATCATCTACAACTACCCTCTTCGGGATGCGCAGCTCGATGGCTATTTCAAAGGTATCGAGTTTCATCCGGTACGAGAGTACAACCTTAAATTGTCCGACCAGGCCATTGCGGACAAGGCGGTTGAGTTACTCAGGGGTGATCTCGACGCGGGGTATAACCACTTGATGATCGTACGGTCCAAGTCGCAAAAGCGTGCGAAAGACCTATTCGAGATTTACAAACAGCACGCCGACCTGACCCCAGTTTTGATCCATAGCAAGGTGCCGAACCAAGCCAAGGTTCTGGCGAATATCGTCAAGAAAAAGCACCGGATCATCGTTTGTGTCGACATGCTAGGCGAGGGCTTCGATCTGCCTGAGCTGAAAATCGCCGCCATTCATGATCAACACCAAAGTCCTGCAGTGACCCTCCAATTCATTGGCCGGCTGACGAGAGTTGATGCCGCCCTTGGTGATGCCAAGTTCGTGGCGAACATCGCTAACCAAAAGACCGATCATCAAATGGCAGACCTCTACAAGGAGAGTGCTGACTGGGGGGCTGTCATTCGCAACGTGAGTGAGCAAAAGGTCGGCCGGGAAATAATGAAAGAGGACTTTAATGAGCAATTCGCCGATCGGGACGATGCCCAAGTGATTTTTGGGCTGAACCCGAACCCTAAAATCAGCGCCGTGGCGTATCACCTCTCCCCCAGAGACTGGACGCCACATCGGGCTCAGAGTCTGGATGGTCGTAGAGAAACGCTGAAGTATATCTCGATCAATGATCAGGCCGACACAGTTATTGCCGTGACTCGGCGAGAGGCACTGGTTGGATGGGCTCAGACCGAAGAAATAGTCGATACTAACTGGAATTTGTACATCGCATTTTATAACAAGGCACAGAAAACCTTGTTTATTCACACCTCAGGTGACGACACCCAAGCAACTCGCTTTCTCAACCTAGTGGCCAAAGACTCTCGTCGCATCAACGGTGAGCCGACCTTCCGTACGCTACAAGACATCAAGCTGATGAAGCTGCAAAACGTTGGCTTGTCCCGCGCTCGAAAAGACCTGCGGTTCACGATGCATGTGGGGCGCGATATCAACCAGGTGATCAGCGACATTGAAAAGGGCAACGCGACAAAATCCAACATCTTCGCCACCGGTTTTGATGGTGGAGAACGAACCACAGTGGGCTGCTCGCACAAAGGCAAGATCTGGGAGATGAACTCCTCTCCGATCAACTACTGGGTCGAGTGGTGTAAGCGCATGTCGGTCAAACTCAACGACAACACCATCGACCCTGGTGACGTGCTCAAAAATGTCATGCGTGTTGACCAAATCAAGGACCGATGGCCAGAAGGCCTATTCTACGCCGATTGGCCTGAGTCAATCGCGATCGAAAACGAGCAAAGGATCTCGCTGTATTTTCGGGGAGAGACTTTCAACCTTCTTGACGTCGAGCTTGGTAAGCCTGAGTACAGTGGCCCACAGACACTAGAGATCCCCGTCTTGGTCGCGGTCAACGATGAAGAGGAGCGTCGCCTCACTACTATCACCATTAATTTGTTGAAGGACGGGTACAAGACCTCCTGCCCTGATTTACAGATCCTTTACCCACACGAAATGCCACTGGACTCATACTTGGACGCAGAGCCGCTTGTGTTGCTCAAGGTCGACGGTTCCATGGTGCAGGGCAACTACCGTCACTACTCGCTCAACAGCGTGGATGTCAAATTACCGGCCGGCTTGCTCGAACCATGGAATTGGGGGACAACCAAAATCCATCAAGAGTCCATGCGTGCGGAGCAACGTACGGACTCAGTACAAGGCTTCACATTCACCAAGATCGCTGACGAATATTCGATCGTCTTCAACGATGACGGTAAAGGCGAAATCGCTGACCTGGTGGCAATCCGGGAAAGCAAGGATGTGATCTACGTAGACCTCTACCACTGCAAATTCTGCCCAATGAAGGATGGTGTAGCCGCGCCCGGTGCGCGAGTCGCCGACGTCTATGAGGTATGCGGTCAGGCATCCAGATCGGTGAAATGGCTGTACACCGGCGAGAAGTTCTTCAATAGGTTGATGGAGCGCTACCAGCAATCACTGCTCAAGGACTTCGACAGAATCCTAAAAGGCACCCCCCAACAGCTGGAGATTCTGCGCAACAAATGCTATGACCACGAGCTAATCTTCAAATTTATTATCGTGCAACCCGCAATATCAGCGCAGAAGGTATCGAAGGAGCAGCTTGCCGTCTTGGGAACAAGCTACTCATACATCAAGAGCATCACAGGATCGGACATCAAGGTCATTGTTAGCCCGTAA
- a CDS encoding hydrolase or metal-binding protein, with protein MIKGLAITPPVLGRISIGRVVEKNGIRLPQKDNQFTITSQIQEKDGWVLHPLDEELRKDAPNNKLRTIPVRMLFNEADLNLRAEYTMFDRKSGRPMCVGNGDACKRLTQSGVQSLPCPGPTLCEFGKGGLCKPYGRLNVKIGDDNDLGTFIFRTTGYNSIRTLAARLSYYQAVSGGLLAYMPLELKLRGKSTTQSRRTPIFYVDLVIKEGLSLQEAVAEAKETANKVAEEGIDQAALDAAAAKGFGNALFEYDEDEMTEVVEEFYPPIPDEASAQSPAVVSELRKNLVINKSVTG; from the coding sequence ATGATTAAAGGGTTAGCCATCACGCCTCCCGTGTTGGGGCGCATCAGTATTGGTCGAGTCGTTGAGAAGAACGGCATTCGGCTGCCACAGAAAGACAATCAATTCACCATCACCTCCCAGATCCAGGAAAAGGATGGCTGGGTACTGCACCCGCTGGATGAGGAGCTGAGAAAGGACGCACCCAACAACAAGCTGCGAACCATTCCGGTACGCATGCTGTTCAACGAGGCAGACCTCAACCTGCGCGCTGAATACACCATGTTCGACCGCAAAAGTGGTCGGCCCATGTGTGTCGGGAACGGCGATGCCTGCAAGCGCCTGACGCAATCCGGTGTCCAGTCATTACCGTGCCCTGGGCCAACGCTGTGCGAGTTCGGCAAAGGTGGCCTGTGCAAGCCCTACGGCCGTCTGAACGTGAAGATCGGTGACGACAATGATCTCGGCACCTTCATCTTCCGCACGACGGGTTACAACAGCATCCGGACACTTGCGGCCCGACTGAGCTATTACCAGGCGGTGTCTGGCGGTTTGCTGGCCTACATGCCGCTGGAACTGAAGCTACGGGGCAAAAGCACGACGCAGAGCCGACGGACGCCCATTTTCTATGTGGATTTGGTGATCAAGGAAGGGTTGTCATTGCAGGAAGCGGTAGCGGAGGCAAAAGAAACAGCCAACAAGGTGGCAGAGGAGGGCATTGACCAAGCCGCGCTGGATGCGGCGGCTGCCAAGGGGTTTGGGAATGCGTTGTTTGAGTATGATGAGGACGAGATGACTGAAGTTGTGGAAGAATTTTATCCACCTATTCCAGACGAAGCCTCTGCTCAAAGCCCAGCTGTAGTTTCAGAGCTTAGAAAAAACCTAGTGATTAACAAGTCCGTTACCGGATAG
- a CDS encoding YqaJ viral recombinase family protein: protein MGMSANVLPKQRPALRLVSTKGLSRDEWLKVRKQGIGSSDAAAAVGMNPYQSQLELWMAKTGRDAGMPKPDSDDPESPVYWGHILEPLVAEQYSRQTGRKVQRVNAVLQHPDPDKHWMLANLDYSVVADDEVQVLECKTAGEFGARLWKDGVPDYIQCQVQHQLAVTGKQAADVCVLLCGQSLKIFRIERNEELIEALITLERQFWDYVEADTPPPVDGTASAERALRHLYPEDQGETLDFSESKELSDAFSELLAIRSEMETLKSTESHLKQRIQSHMGEASKAAFPGGSVSWKRSRDSVGLNAKQLLKDQPELLEQYPLTKPGSRRFLIHA, encoded by the coding sequence ATGGGCATGAGCGCAAACGTCCTTCCCAAGCAACGGCCAGCACTGCGGCTGGTTTCAACCAAGGGCCTCAGCCGCGACGAATGGCTGAAAGTCCGTAAGCAGGGCATTGGCAGCAGTGATGCTGCAGCAGCGGTGGGCATGAACCCATACCAGTCTCAGTTGGAGCTCTGGATGGCTAAAACCGGTCGAGATGCCGGCATGCCAAAACCAGACTCGGATGATCCGGAATCACCGGTCTACTGGGGGCACATTCTGGAGCCTCTTGTGGCTGAACAGTACAGCCGACAGACCGGGCGTAAGGTCCAGCGAGTGAATGCGGTGCTGCAGCACCCTGATCCGGACAAGCACTGGATGTTGGCCAACCTGGATTATTCAGTAGTGGCCGACGATGAAGTGCAAGTTCTGGAATGCAAGACCGCTGGAGAGTTCGGGGCACGCCTCTGGAAGGATGGTGTGCCGGACTACATCCAGTGCCAGGTACAGCACCAACTGGCCGTCACTGGCAAGCAGGCTGCGGATGTCTGTGTGTTGCTGTGTGGCCAGTCACTCAAGATCTTCCGAATCGAGCGAAACGAAGAGCTAATCGAAGCGTTGATCACACTGGAACGCCAGTTCTGGGATTACGTGGAAGCGGATACGCCACCCCCGGTGGATGGCACGGCGTCGGCAGAACGTGCGCTGCGCCATCTCTACCCCGAGGACCAGGGCGAGACCCTGGATTTCAGCGAGAGCAAGGAACTGTCCGATGCCTTCAGCGAACTGCTGGCGATTCGCTCTGAAATGGAAACTCTCAAGTCCACGGAATCTCACCTGAAGCAGCGCATTCAAAGCCACATGGGCGAGGCCTCCAAGGCCGCGTTCCCGGGTGGCAGCGTGAGCTGGAAACGGAGCAGGGATTCCGTGGGGCTCAACGCCAAACAACTACTGAAAGACCAGCCGGAATTGCTGGAGCAGTATCCCCTCACCAAGCCGGGCAGTCGCCGGTTTCTGATCCATGCCTAA
- a CDS encoding transposase → MPRFKHYNYDQDAMVVINYQEQLQPGTFEHAVHYLIEHKLDLSVFHPKYNNDDTGRMAYDPAILLKIILFAYSKGITSSREIQWCCETNIIFKALSCDTVPHFTTLAKFVSSHAEEIEELFEQVLLVCHEQGLLGNELFAIDGCKMTSNAAKEWSGTFKELGEKRDKLKRLIRHHLREHHQRDEAETEAQLDRDIRRAKTILSLDEAMTKVGRFLKTSSPRMGQGKRRKEVKSNITDNESAKMTTSKGTIQGYNGVATVDKKHQVIVDAQAFGEGQEHHTLQPVLETVEARFKKLGIADNIYQQGTVVTADTGFANEANMKYLHERQINGYVPDNKFRSRDPKFAQQKGKYGKRHQNLPKTGWKNIIPASEFQFDPVNLTCICPAGQELHYEATRTDGNGVSRAHFKGRLLQCRNCPKKRQCMQNPASADHRKGSGRQVTFALERNRGPNYTDWMKHRVDSPQGKEIYSHRMSVVEPVFGNIGTTKRLNRFSLRGKRKVQGQWQLYCLVHNIEKLANYGQMAA, encoded by the coding sequence ATGCCCCGCTTCAAGCACTACAACTACGACCAAGATGCGATGGTCGTGATCAATTACCAAGAGCAGCTCCAGCCGGGCACTTTTGAACACGCCGTTCATTATCTGATTGAGCACAAGCTGGATCTGTCGGTGTTTCATCCCAAGTATAATAATGACGACACCGGCCGCATGGCCTACGATCCAGCCATTCTTCTGAAGATCATCCTGTTCGCCTATTCGAAAGGCATCACCTCTAGCCGCGAAATTCAGTGGTGCTGCGAAACCAACATCATTTTTAAAGCACTGTCCTGCGACACCGTTCCGCACTTCACTACCTTGGCCAAGTTCGTTAGCAGCCACGCTGAGGAAATCGAAGAGTTGTTCGAACAGGTGTTGCTGGTGTGTCACGAGCAAGGCTTGCTGGGCAACGAACTGTTTGCCATCGACGGCTGCAAAATGACCTCGAATGCTGCCAAAGAATGGTCTGGCACCTTTAAGGAGTTGGGTGAAAAACGAGACAAGCTGAAGCGGCTGATTCGCCATCATCTGCGTGAACACCACCAACGGGATGAGGCCGAAACCGAAGCCCAACTGGATAGGGATATCCGCCGTGCGAAAACCATCCTGTCGCTGGACGAAGCGATGACCAAGGTAGGCCGCTTCCTAAAGACGAGCAGCCCAAGGATGGGTCAAGGGAAACGGCGCAAGGAAGTGAAGAGCAACATCACTGATAATGAAAGTGCCAAGATGACCACCAGTAAGGGCACGATCCAGGGCTATAACGGCGTGGCCACGGTAGACAAAAAACACCAGGTTATCGTTGATGCCCAGGCCTTCGGGGAAGGACAGGAACATCACACGCTGCAACCCGTCCTAGAAACGGTCGAAGCTCGCTTTAAGAAGTTGGGCATTGCCGACAATATCTACCAGCAAGGTACTGTCGTTACGGCGGACACGGGCTTCGCCAACGAAGCGAACATGAAGTATTTGCACGAGCGACAAATCAACGGCTACGTGCCGGACAACAAATTCCGAAGCCGGGACCCCAAGTTCGCGCAGCAGAAAGGCAAGTACGGAAAACGGCACCAGAATCTGCCCAAAACCGGTTGGAAAAACATCATTCCCGCCAGTGAATTTCAGTTCGATCCGGTCAATCTGACTTGTATTTGTCCAGCCGGGCAAGAGCTTCATTATGAAGCGACCCGTACGGATGGGAACGGTGTATCCAGAGCACACTTCAAGGGCCGTCTGCTTCAGTGTCGAAACTGCCCCAAGAAACGCCAATGCATGCAAAACCCCGCTTCGGCCGATCACCGAAAAGGCAGCGGCAGGCAGGTGACGTTTGCACTGGAGCGAAATCGTGGGCCCAACTACACCGATTGGATGAAGCACCGGGTAGATAGCCCGCAAGGTAAAGAAATCTACAGCCACCGCATGTCGGTGGTGGAGCCGGTGTTCGGCAATATCGGCACAACCAAACGCCTGAACCGTTTTAGCCTGCGTGGAAAGCGAAAAGTTCAGGGGCAATGGCAGCTGTATTGCTTGGTGCATAACATTGAGAAACTGGCGAATTATGGGCAGATGGCTGCGTGA